The Vibrio echinoideorum genome includes a region encoding these proteins:
- a CDS encoding DUF4442 domain-containing protein has translation MNKQLAKIYKPNIVKFALNIWPPFWGAGIRIAHISADFRVVKTILKLRWWNKNANRTQYGGSIFSLTDPVYSLMLMGILGERYYVWDKEASINFIKPGQSDLYADFEISQGQLDEIYRQTQLGEKCFPEFIIHVKDNQGNVVSEIQRTLYVRKKPQFRDDDEVLEAEC, from the coding sequence ATGAATAAGCAACTCGCAAAAATCTATAAACCGAACATTGTAAAATTCGCTCTCAATATTTGGCCTCCTTTCTGGGGAGCCGGTATTAGAATTGCCCATATTAGCGCTGATTTTAGGGTCGTTAAAACGATACTGAAACTACGTTGGTGGAACAAAAATGCCAATCGTACTCAATATGGTGGCAGCATATTTTCCTTAACTGACCCTGTTTATTCTCTGATGCTCATGGGGATCTTAGGTGAGAGGTATTATGTTTGGGATAAAGAAGCGAGTATTAATTTTATTAAACCGGGTCAGTCTGACTTGTATGCGGATTTTGAAATAAGTCAGGGGCAGCTTGATGAAATCTATCGTCAGACACAGCTTGGTGAAAAGTGTTTCCCAGAATTTATTATCCACGTAAAAGATAATCAGGGGAATGTGGTGTCAGAAATTCAGCGAACTCTGTATGTTAGAAAGAAGCCACAATTTAGAGATGATGACGAAGTATTAGAAGCTGAATGTTGA
- the glnS gene encoding glutamine--tRNA ligase → MSEAEARPSNFIRQIIDKDLADGTHSSVHTRFPPEPNGYLHIGHAKSICLNFGIAQDYQGQCNLRFDDTNPEKEDVEYVESIKNDVSWLGFEWSGDICYSSNYFDTLYAYAVELINKGLAYVDELSPEQIREYRGTLKEPGKASPYRDRSPEENLALFEKMRDGGFEEGKVCLRAKIDMSSSFMVMRDPVIYRVRFAHHHQTADKWCIYPMYDFTHCISDALEGITHSICTLEFQDNRRLYDWVLDNITIDCQPRQYEFSRLNLEYTVMSKRKLNQLVVENLVQGWDDPRMPTISGLRRRGFTSSSIREFCKRIGVTKQENMIEFGSLESCIRDDLNENAPRAMAVLDPVKVVIENYDADAVETLTVANHPNKLEMGTREVPFTREVWIERDDFREEANKKYKRLVLGKEVRLRGAYVIKAERIEKDAEGNITTIFCSYDNETLGKNPADGRKVKGVIHWVSADKALPAEIRLYDRLFTVANPAAADDFTATLNPESLVTLNGFVEPSLVDGVAEQAYQFERTGYFCVDSKDSKSDALVFNRTVGLRDTWGKTEA, encoded by the coding sequence ATGAGTGAAGCTGAGGCTCGTCCATCGAATTTCATTCGCCAAATTATCGATAAAGATTTAGCGGATGGTACACACAGTAGCGTGCATACTCGTTTCCCGCCGGAGCCGAATGGCTACCTGCACATTGGTCACGCTAAATCTATTTGCTTGAACTTTGGTATTGCTCAGGACTACCAGGGACAATGTAATCTTCGTTTCGATGATACAAACCCTGAAAAAGAAGACGTTGAATACGTTGAGTCAATTAAGAATGATGTAAGCTGGTTAGGCTTCGAATGGTCTGGTGATATTTGTTATTCATCAAACTACTTCGATACGCTTTACGCTTATGCTGTGGAATTAATTAATAAAGGCTTAGCGTATGTTGACGAGCTAAGTCCTGAGCAGATCCGTGAATACCGTGGCACGTTAAAAGAGCCAGGTAAAGCGAGCCCGTACCGCGACCGTAGCCCAGAAGAAAACCTAGCGCTGTTTGAAAAAATGCGCGATGGTGGCTTTGAAGAAGGCAAAGTGTGTCTACGTGCTAAGATCGACATGAGCTCTTCATTCATGGTGATGCGCGATCCTGTGATCTACCGTGTTCGTTTTGCTCATCACCATCAGACTGCTGATAAGTGGTGCATTTACCCAATGTACGACTTCACTCATTGTATCTCTGATGCATTGGAAGGTATTACGCACTCGATCTGTACGCTTGAATTCCAAGATAACCGTCGTTTGTACGATTGGGTTCTAGACAACATCACTATTGATTGCCAACCTCGTCAATATGAATTTAGCCGTCTAAATCTTGAATACACAGTAATGTCTAAGCGTAAGCTGAACCAACTTGTGGTTGAAAACCTAGTTCAAGGTTGGGACGACCCGCGTATGCCTACTATTTCTGGTTTACGTCGTCGCGGCTTTACTTCTAGCTCAATTCGCGAATTCTGTAAGCGTATTGGTGTAACGAAGCAAGAGAACATGATTGAGTTCGGTTCACTTGAATCTTGCATTCGTGACGATCTGAACGAAAATGCACCGCGTGCTATGGCTGTTCTGGATCCAGTTAAAGTTGTGATTGAAAACTACGATGCAGACGCAGTAGAAACGCTAACCGTAGCAAACCATCCAAACAAGCTAGAAATGGGGACTCGTGAAGTACCGTTTACACGCGAAGTTTGGATTGAGCGTGATGATTTCCGTGAAGAAGCAAACAAGAAATACAAGCGTTTGGTTCTAGGTAAAGAAGTTCGCCTACGTGGTGCTTACGTGATCAAAGCTGAACGCATTGAGAAAGATGCAGAAGGCAATATTACGACTATCTTCTGTTCTTATGATAACGAAACACTAGGTAAGAACCCTGCAGATGGCCGTAAAGTGAAAGGCGTTATCCACTGGGTATCGGCTGATAAAGCACTGCCTGCTGAGATTCGTTTATACGATCGCCTATTCACAGTGGCAAACCCAGCTGCTGCTGATGACTTCACTGCGACACTTAACCCAGAATCGCTTGTTACGCTAAACGGTTTCGTTGAACCAAGCTTAGTGGACGGTGTGGCTGAGCAAGCGTATCAGTTTGAACGTACTGGTTACTTCTGTGTAGATTCAAAAGACTCTAAATCAGATGCACTAGTATTCAACCGCACGGTTGGTCTACGTGATACTTGGGGTAAAACTGAGGCTTAA
- the sdhC gene encoding succinate dehydrogenase cytochrome b556 subunit — MSEPVKERKTRPVNLDLQTIHFPITAIASILHRVSGVITFVAIGILLWLLSISLSSPVGFMEASDIVDGFFVKFILWGILTALAYHIAGGIRHLLMDLGHFEELESGAKSAKVAFAATAVLSLLAGILVW, encoded by the coding sequence GTGAGCGAGCCCGTGAAAGAAAGAAAGACAAGACCTGTTAATTTAGATTTACAGACCATCCACTTTCCTATCACAGCAATAGCTTCCATCCTACACCGTGTGTCTGGGGTGATTACTTTTGTTGCGATTGGAATTTTGCTTTGGTTACTATCCATTTCCCTCTCTTCCCCTGTAGGCTTTATGGAAGCTAGCGACATTGTCGACGGTTTCTTCGTGAAGTTTATTTTGTGGGGCATTTTAACCGCTTTGGCTTACCACATTGCTGGTGGTATTCGTCACCTTCTTATGGACCTTGGTCACTTTGAAGAGCTGGAATCTGGCGCTAAGAGCGCGAAGGTTGCATTCGCAGCAACAGCGGTATTGTCTCTACTAGCGGGGATCTTAGTATGGTAA
- a CDS encoding DUF1853 family protein has translation MTTLQRFYQWVIESPPLLGIKPPVSDLRAFSSPNAIDSSHTYNGNPRLGFLYQHLCEQVIITSDNYSIKHDEIQINVDGRTLGAIDFILEEKSSQKLQHWEVAIKFYLLHEQTWFGPNSHDQLDKKLDRMLSHQLGMSSSPAFIEQYPEINVDSKHLLMQGRLYTNPFLQQNIPTECLGYDINPSQANGFWCYQNQAHLITEVLYPLTKEQWAAGTDGFTCEPITEFGDRFVHGQTKSGQFWFVMPQSWPHG, from the coding sequence ATGACAACACTGCAACGTTTTTACCAATGGGTCATAGAGTCGCCACCGTTACTGGGAATCAAACCACCCGTTTCTGATCTCAGAGCCTTCTCAAGCCCTAATGCCATCGATTCCTCACATACATACAATGGTAATCCTAGGTTAGGTTTCCTCTACCAGCACCTCTGCGAGCAAGTCATCATTACTTCGGATAATTATTCAATCAAACACGATGAGATTCAGATTAATGTGGATGGCAGAACGCTAGGTGCAATTGACTTTATTCTGGAAGAAAAGAGCAGCCAAAAACTGCAACATTGGGAAGTTGCGATTAAGTTTTACCTGCTCCATGAGCAAACATGGTTTGGTCCTAACTCCCATGACCAACTAGATAAGAAACTTGACCGCATGCTCAGTCACCAATTAGGTATGTCCTCTTCACCAGCTTTTATCGAACAATACCCAGAGATCAATGTCGACTCAAAACACTTACTCATGCAGGGTCGCTTATATACCAACCCTTTCTTACAACAGAACATACCTACTGAATGTCTGGGGTACGATATCAACCCAAGCCAAGCCAACGGCTTTTGGTGCTATCAAAACCAAGCCCATTTAATTACTGAAGTGCTCTACCCTCTCACCAAAGAGCAATGGGCAGCTGGCACTGATGGCTTCACCTGTGAACCTATCACCGAGTTTGGTGATCGCTTCGTTCATGGACAAACCAAATCAGGGCAGTTTTGGTTTGTGATGCCACAAAGTTGGCCACACGGTTAG
- a CDS encoding type II secretion system protein — MSYPNRKIQTINAFTLIELLVVIVIIAVLAVVALPRFLNIQNDSRIALFEGAQSQFQSAITFAHSKWLVSGGGNSEMNDLPGFGEDINGDPQLDINDVGYPLGVDKGNPMGQPYNIGQGDQGCVSIWNAIMSTDLTATTDPNQSDSFDFITRRQNHQFVAKDGSPQTKLAVCYYIFTGIDYNSDPDDAGYVFWYNSRTGEVTQQDPNL; from the coding sequence ATGAGTTACCCAAACAGAAAGATACAGACAATAAACGCTTTTACCCTAATAGAGCTGCTAGTCGTGATTGTGATTATTGCTGTACTTGCTGTTGTTGCCCTCCCCCGATTTTTGAACATCCAGAATGACAGCCGAATAGCTCTATTTGAAGGCGCCCAATCTCAATTCCAAAGTGCAATAACATTTGCTCATAGTAAATGGTTAGTCAGTGGTGGTGGGAATTCAGAAATGAACGATCTGCCTGGCTTTGGTGAAGATATTAATGGTGATCCACAACTCGACATCAATGATGTTGGCTATCCTTTAGGTGTAGATAAAGGTAATCCAATGGGTCAGCCCTATAATATAGGCCAAGGCGACCAAGGATGCGTTTCAATTTGGAACGCTATTATGAGTACTGATTTAACCGCCACGACAGATCCTAATCAATCAGATTCCTTTGATTTTATTACGCGCCGTCAGAATCATCAATTTGTAGCCAAAGATGGCAGCCCTCAAACAAAATTGGCCGTGTGTTACTACATATTTACTGGTATCGATTACAACAGTGATCCTGATGATGCTGGGTATGTATTCTGGTACAACTCACGAACAGGTGAAGTCACACAGCAAGATCCTAACTTATAA
- the seqA gene encoding replication initiation negative regulator SeqA — protein sequence MKTIEVDEDLYRFIAGQTERIGESASDILRRLLQVDSQGMVPIEQIVEPKGIVVSKEVGFTPEKFDGVKEMRSLLISDEFASLKKAIDRFMLVLSTLHKIDPLSFSEATQVKGRKRVYFADNEETLLANGNTTKPKAIPQSPFWVITNNNTSRKRQMVEQLMSRMNFQAELIEKVTGSI from the coding sequence ATGAAAACAATTGAGGTTGATGAGGACCTATACCGTTTTATTGCGGGTCAGACAGAACGTATTGGCGAAAGCGCTTCAGATATTCTGCGCCGCTTGTTACAGGTTGATAGCCAAGGCATGGTTCCGATCGAACAGATCGTTGAGCCAAAAGGTATCGTTGTTAGCAAAGAGGTAGGCTTTACTCCAGAGAAATTCGATGGCGTTAAAGAAATGCGCTCACTACTAATATCAGATGAGTTTGCATCACTAAAGAAAGCCATTGATCGTTTTATGCTTGTGTTATCAACACTGCATAAAATCGACCCTTTAAGCTTTTCAGAAGCAACTCAAGTCAAAGGTCGCAAGCGTGTTTACTTTGCAGATAACGAAGAAACGTTGTTAGCAAACGGTAACACAACGAAGCCTAAAGCTATTCCACAAAGTCCTTTTTGGGTTATTACTAATAATAACACTAGCCGTAAAAGACAGATGGTTGAGCAGCTTATGAGCCGTATGAATTTCCAAGCAGAATTGATAGAAAAAGTAACAGGTTCAATTTAA
- a CDS encoding citrate synthase, producing the protein MADKKATLHIEGHAPIELPITEGVLGTPVIDVRTLGSNGFFTFDPGFLATASCESQITYIDGGKGILLHRGYPIDQLANNADYLEVCYILLYGEAPSRAQYEEFKTTVTRHTMVHEQIASFFHGFRRDAHPMAVMCGVVGALAAFYHDSLDVNNDTHREIAAYRLISKMPTLAAMCYKYSIGQPFIYPRNDLGYAENFLHMMYANPCEEYEVNPVVARAMDKIFTLHADHEQNASTSTVRLAGSSGANPFACIAAGIASLWGPAHGGANEACLMMLEEIGSVDNIEEYVAKAKDKDDPFRLMGFGHRVYKNYDPRATVMREACHEVLKELNIQDPLLDVAMELERIALSDEYFVSKKLYPNVDFYSGIILKAIGIPVSMFTVIFAMSRTIGWIAHWNEMHSDPTNRIGRPRQLYTGEEQRDFQALHERE; encoded by the coding sequence ATGGCGGATAAGAAAGCTACCCTTCACATTGAAGGTCATGCGCCAATCGAACTGCCGATTACAGAAGGCGTACTTGGTACACCAGTGATCGACGTTCGTACACTAGGTTCTAATGGTTTTTTCACTTTCGATCCTGGTTTTCTTGCCACTGCATCTTGTGAATCGCAAATTACTTATATTGACGGTGGAAAAGGCATTCTTCTACACCGTGGTTATCCAATTGATCAACTGGCCAATAACGCTGATTATTTAGAAGTTTGTTACATTCTTCTATACGGCGAAGCTCCATCTCGAGCTCAATACGAAGAATTTAAGACAACTGTCACACGTCACACCATGGTTCATGAGCAAATTGCTAGTTTCTTCCACGGCTTCCGTCGTGACGCTCACCCAATGGCTGTTATGTGTGGTGTGGTAGGTGCGCTTGCTGCGTTCTACCATGATTCATTAGATGTTAATAACGACACACACCGTGAAATTGCGGCATATCGCCTAATTTCAAAAATGCCAACACTGGCTGCAATGTGTTACAAATATTCTATCGGTCAACCGTTTATCTACCCGCGCAATGACCTAGGCTATGCAGAGAACTTCCTGCACATGATGTATGCAAACCCATGTGAAGAATATGAAGTAAACCCTGTTGTTGCTCGCGCAATGGACAAAATCTTTACACTACATGCTGATCACGAACAAAATGCTTCAACCTCAACGGTTCGTTTAGCTGGTTCTTCGGGTGCAAACCCATTTGCTTGTATTGCTGCTGGTATCGCTTCGTTATGGGGTCCTGCTCACGGTGGTGCTAACGAAGCCTGCCTAATGATGCTTGAAGAGATCGGTAGCGTAGACAATATTGAAGAATATGTAGCAAAAGCAAAAGACAAAGATGACCCATTCCGTTTAATGGGCTTCGGTCACCGTGTTTACAAGAACTACGATCCGCGTGCAACGGTAATGCGTGAAGCGTGTCACGAAGTATTAAAAGAGCTAAACATTCAAGATCCACTACTTGATGTAGCAATGGAACTTGAGCGCATCGCTCTTTCTGATGAGTACTTTGTATCGAAGAAACTATACCCGAACGTAGATTTCTACTCAGGTATCATTCTAAAAGCGATTGGTATTCCTGTATCAATGTTCACGGTAATCTTCGCGATGTCTCGTACCATCGGTTGGATTGCGCACTGGAACGAAATGCACAGCGATCCGACGAACCGTATCGGTCGTCCTCGTCAGTTGTACACTGGTGAAGAACAACGCGATTTCCAAGCTCTACACGAACGCGAATAG
- the fldA gene encoding flavodoxin FldA: MASVGLFFGSDTGNTEAVAKMIQKQLGKQLVQVQDIAKSSKEDIDNFDLLLLGIPTWYYGEAQCDWDDFFPELEAIDFSTKLVAIFGCGDQEDYAEYFCDAMGTVRDIVEAKGGTILGYTSTESYEFEASKGLVEGDDSQFVGLCIDEDRQPELTDERVSNWVKQIHEEMCLAELED, from the coding sequence ATGGCAAGTGTAGGTCTCTTCTTTGGTAGCGATACAGGTAACACTGAAGCTGTTGCTAAGATGATTCAAAAGCAATTGGGCAAGCAGCTCGTTCAAGTTCAAGACATTGCAAAAAGCAGCAAAGAAGATATCGATAACTTCGATCTACTGCTGCTTGGTATCCCTACGTGGTACTACGGCGAAGCACAATGTGATTGGGACGACTTTTTCCCTGAGCTAGAAGCTATTGATTTTTCAACTAAGCTTGTTGCTATCTTTGGTTGTGGCGACCAAGAAGATTACGCAGAATACTTCTGTGATGCTATGGGTACTGTCCGTGACATCGTTGAAGCGAAAGGCGGCACTATCTTAGGTTACACATCTACTGAAAGCTACGAATTCGAAGCATCGAAAGGTTTAGTTGAAGGCGATGACAGCCAATTCGTTGGTTTATGTATCGATGAAGACCGTCAACCTGAGCTAACTGATGAGCGTGTATCTAACTGGGTTAAACAAATCCACGAAGAAATGTGCCTAGCAGAGCTAGAAGACTAA
- a CDS encoding alpha/beta fold hydrolase — MSVQLNYKLEGEGHTIVLIHGLFGNLDNLGLLARDLKADHQVLSIDLRNHGQSFHSDIHNYQAMAKDVAQLLNDLALKNVTVIGHSMGGKVAMALTQHLALHKLIVLDMAPVSYTQNRHDNVFAGLQAVIEEKPTSRSDALKILAKHIEIDGVRQFLTKSLFKTEQGIMEWRFNVASLINNYPQIIGWEPIDKTSVKTLLIKGGDSDYLTAEHQTAVQQQFSNAKAHVIANTGHWLHAEKPAEVLRAIRKFIA; from the coding sequence ATGTCAGTACAGCTCAACTATAAATTAGAAGGTGAGGGTCACACCATTGTTTTGATCCATGGATTATTTGGTAATCTGGACAACCTTGGCTTGCTGGCTAGGGATCTAAAAGCCGATCATCAGGTGCTTAGCATCGATCTGCGCAACCACGGCCAATCGTTCCATAGTGATATTCATAACTATCAAGCAATGGCAAAAGATGTCGCTCAATTACTGAATGACCTTGCGTTAAAAAATGTCACCGTGATTGGTCACTCTATGGGTGGTAAGGTGGCGATGGCACTAACGCAGCATCTTGCACTACATAAATTAATTGTATTGGATATGGCGCCTGTTTCGTACACTCAAAATCGCCACGACAACGTATTCGCCGGTCTGCAAGCCGTGATTGAAGAAAAACCGACATCACGTTCAGACGCACTGAAAATTCTCGCCAAACATATCGAAATCGACGGGGTTCGCCAGTTTTTAACCAAGTCTTTGTTCAAAACAGAGCAAGGTATCATGGAGTGGCGTTTCAACGTTGCATCACTAATAAACAACTACCCGCAGATTATTGGTTGGGAACCGATTGATAAAACGTCGGTCAAAACATTGCTAATAAAGGGAGGTGATTCTGATTACCTCACCGCTGAACACCAAACCGCTGTTCAGCAGCAATTTTCCAACGCAAAGGCACATGTTATCGCCAATACTGGACACTGGTTACATGCGGAAAAACCAGCCGAAGTGCTCCGTGCAATAAGAAAATTCATCGCTTAA
- the pgm gene encoding phosphoglucomutase (alpha-D-glucose-1,6-bisphosphate-dependent) — translation MAMHPRAGQKAQQEDLHNIPALVANYFLQQPDASNPDHKVLFGTSGHRGTADKSTFNENHILAIAQAVAEVRADQGTTGPLFLGKDTHALSEPAFSTVIEVLVANGVEVIIQEKNGFTPTPGISHAILTHNLVNDKKADGIVITPSHNPPQDGGIKYNPTHGGPAEAELTQAIEDRANVIIAEQMQGVKRTPIAQAKQSDLVKEVDLVAPYIADLVNVVDMEAIQKANIKIGVDPLGGSGIDYWRQIGKAYNLDLTLVSEAIDPSFQFMSLDKDGVVRMDCSSPYAMAGLLALKDDYELAFGNDPDYDRHGIVTPKGLMNPNHFLAVCIDYLYRNREGWGKDVAVGKTLVSSALIDRVVADLGRELCEVPVGFKWFVDGLYNGQFGFGGEESAGASFLRKDGTPWSTDKDGLILCLLAAEITAVTGKNPQEYYEELAAKHGESKYNRIQAVANGAQKDVLKKLSPEMVSAETLAGDPITARLTHAPGNGAAIGGLKVTTENGWFAARPSGTEDIYKIYCESFKGEEHLKAIEAEAQEIVNQVFAAAGL, via the coding sequence ATGGCTATGCACCCTCGTGCCGGGCAAAAAGCTCAGCAGGAAGATCTTCATAATATTCCGGCTTTAGTGGCTAACTATTTCTTACAGCAACCGGACGCTAGTAACCCAGACCATAAAGTACTATTCGGTACTTCGGGTCATCGAGGTACAGCAGACAAATCAACCTTCAATGAAAATCATATTCTAGCGATTGCTCAAGCGGTTGCTGAGGTTCGTGCTGATCAGGGTACAACAGGCCCACTTTTCTTAGGTAAAGATACTCACGCTCTATCTGAGCCTGCGTTTTCTACTGTTATCGAAGTGCTTGTAGCAAACGGTGTTGAAGTTATTATTCAAGAAAAAAATGGCTTTACTCCAACACCTGGTATCTCGCACGCGATTCTTACGCACAACTTGGTTAATGACAAAAAAGCCGATGGCATTGTTATTACCCCTTCACATAACCCGCCACAAGACGGTGGTATCAAATATAACCCGACACACGGCGGTCCTGCTGAAGCTGAACTAACTCAAGCGATTGAAGATCGCGCGAACGTTATTATCGCTGAGCAAATGCAAGGTGTTAAACGTACTCCTATCGCGCAAGCTAAACAGTCTGATTTAGTTAAAGAGGTTGATCTGGTTGCACCTTACATTGCTGATTTAGTTAACGTTGTTGATATGGAAGCGATCCAGAAAGCAAACATCAAGATTGGTGTTGACCCACTGGGTGGTAGCGGTATTGATTACTGGCGTCAAATTGGTAAAGCGTACAATTTAGATCTTACTCTTGTAAGTGAAGCTATCGATCCTTCGTTCCAATTTATGTCTTTAGATAAAGATGGCGTGGTTCGTATGGACTGTTCTTCGCCATATGCGATGGCCGGTTTATTGGCTCTTAAAGACGATTACGAACTCGCGTTTGGTAATGACCCAGATTACGATCGCCACGGCATTGTTACGCCAAAAGGCCTGATGAATCCAAACCACTTTCTAGCGGTTTGTATTGACTACCTATACCGTAACCGTGAAGGTTGGGGCAAAGACGTTGCAGTGGGTAAAACACTAGTATCAAGTGCACTAATCGACCGTGTTGTTGCTGACTTAGGTCGTGAACTTTGCGAAGTACCCGTTGGATTCAAATGGTTCGTTGACGGCTTATACAACGGTCAATTTGGTTTCGGTGGTGAAGAGAGTGCTGGCGCATCTTTCTTACGTAAAGACGGTACGCCTTGGTCAACAGATAAAGATGGCCTAATTCTTTGCCTACTTGCGGCTGAGATCACAGCAGTTACGGGTAAGAACCCACAAGAATACTACGAAGAGCTTGCTGCTAAACACGGTGAATCTAAGTACAACCGTATTCAAGCGGTAGCAAATGGCGCACAAAAAGACGTGCTTAAGAAGCTGTCTCCAGAGATGGTTTCTGCTGAGACGCTGGCTGGTGACCCAATTACTGCACGCCTAACGCACGCTCCAGGTAATGGTGCTGCGATTGGTGGACTAAAAGTGACGACTGAAAACGGTTGGTTTGCTGCTCGTCCATCAGGTACAGAAGACATCTACAAGATCTACTGTGAAAGCTTTAAAGGTGAAGAGCACCTAAAAGCAATCGAAGCAGAAGCTCAAGAGATTGTTAATCAAGTATTTGCAGCTGCTGGCTTATAA
- the fcrX gene encoding ferric iron uptake transcriptional regulator FcrX produces the protein MSDNNQALKDAGLKVTLPRLKILEVLQQPDCQHISAEDLYKKLIDLGEEIGLATVYRVLNQFDDAGIVTRHHFEGGKSVFELSTQHHHDHLVCLDCGEVIEFSDDLIEERQNEIAERYNVKLTNHSLYLYGKSITGDCKGNPDAHKAKK, from the coding sequence ATGTCAGACAATAATCAAGCGCTAAAAGATGCTGGTCTTAAAGTGACCCTTCCACGGCTCAAAATTTTAGAAGTATTACAACAGCCAGACTGCCAACATATTAGTGCTGAAGATTTATATAAGAAGCTGATCGACTTAGGTGAAGAAATTGGTCTTGCGACCGTTTATCGAGTGCTTAACCAATTCGATGACGCTGGCATTGTTACTCGTCACCACTTTGAAGGCGGTAAATCTGTATTTGAACTTTCAACTCAGCACCACCATGACCATCTTGTGTGCCTAGACTGTGGTGAAGTTATTGAATTCTCTGATGACCTTATCGAAGAAAGACAGAACGAAATCGCGGAACGTTACAACGTGAAACTGACAAACCACAGTTTATACTTGTACGGAAAAAGCATCACTGGGGATTGCAAAGGCAACCCAGACGCACATAAAGCGAAGAAGTAA
- a CDS encoding DUF2788 domain-containing protein: MLYDYMNIIESVGLDLLFAAIFFLIGMAIKDVLKQGNVPAFGRRIVWLVLFLGCAGFIAKGIIQLSWEGTGI, from the coding sequence ATGCTTTACGACTACATGAACATCATTGAATCTGTTGGTTTAGATCTTCTGTTTGCCGCGATTTTCTTTCTAATCGGAATGGCAATTAAAGACGTTCTAAAGCAGGGAAATGTTCCTGCATTTGGTCGTCGTATCGTATGGTTAGTACTTTTCCTTGGCTGCGCAGGTTTTATCGCAAAAGGGATAATCCAACTAAGCTGGGAAGGAACTGGAATCTAA
- a CDS encoding Nif3-like dinuclear metal center hexameric protein — MNNLQLEKLLNDKLQPQQIKDYCPNGLQVEGALEVKRVVTGVTASQALIDKAVELNADALLVHHGFFWKGESEAIRGMKGKRIRTLIKNDINLLGYHLPLDIHPELGNNAKLAELLDIEVEGGLEGHPQSVAMFGTLKTPMTGAEFAARIDQVLNRKPLHIAPENQDKLINTVGWCTGGGQDYIELAASKGIDAFISGEISERTTYSAREQDIHYFAAGHHATERYGVKALGEWLAKEHGLDVEFIDIDNPV; from the coding sequence ATGAATAACTTACAATTAGAAAAGCTACTTAACGACAAACTGCAACCACAGCAAATTAAGGATTATTGTCCGAACGGACTTCAAGTGGAAGGGGCTTTGGAAGTGAAACGCGTGGTTACGGGTGTAACGGCTTCTCAAGCTTTGATTGATAAAGCGGTTGAGCTAAACGCTGATGCTTTGCTAGTGCATCATGGATTCTTTTGGAAAGGTGAATCAGAAGCCATTCGCGGCATGAAAGGCAAACGCATTCGCACACTGATCAAAAATGATATCAACCTTTTGGGCTACCACTTACCTCTTGATATTCATCCAGAACTTGGCAATAACGCAAAACTAGCAGAACTACTCGATATCGAAGTAGAAGGTGGCTTGGAAGGGCACCCGCAGTCTGTGGCTATGTTCGGCACGCTAAAAACACCAATGACAGGCGCCGAGTTTGCAGCGAGAATTGATCAAGTACTGAACCGTAAGCCATTGCACATCGCTCCTGAAAACCAAGACAAACTGATTAATACCGTTGGTTGGTGTACCGGTGGCGGCCAAGATTACATTGAGTTAGCAGCTTCTAAAGGTATTGATGCGTTTATCTCTGGTGAGATCTCAGAGCGCACTACGTACTCAGCCCGTGAGCAAGATATCCATTACTTTGCAGCAGGCCACCATGCAACAGAACGTTATGGTGTGAAGGCATTAGGTGAGTGGTTAGCGAAAGAGCACGGCTTAGACGTAGAATTTATTGATATCGATAATCCAGTATAG